Proteins found in one Triticum urartu cultivar G1812 chromosome 4, Tu2.1, whole genome shotgun sequence genomic segment:
- the LOC125554286 gene encoding probable inorganic phosphate transporter 1-12, whose product MASRQLQVLSALDGAKTQRYHFRAIVVAGMGFFTDAYDLFCISLVTKLLGRIYYADPSSPTPGSLPPNVAAAVNGVALCGTLAGQLFFGWLGDRLGRKSVYGMTLMLMVVCSVASGLSFGHSPASVMATLCFFRFWLGFGIGGDYPLSATIMSEYANKKTRGAFIAAVFAMQGFGILAGGVVTLVLSTVFRNAFPAPAYQVDAAASTVPQADYVWRIILMLGALPAALTYYWRTKMPETARYTALVAKDAKQASLDMSKVLQSEIEAEPEKLDEIMARGEDYGLFTSRFAKRHGLHLLGTATAWFLVDVAYYSQNLFQKDIFGSIGWIPKARTMDALEEVFRISRAQTLIALCGTVPGYWFTVFLIDVVGRFWIQLVGFAMMTVFMLGLALPYHHWTTPGNHVGFVVMYGLTFFFANFGPNATTFIVPAEIFPARLRSTCHGISAAAGKAGAIIGAFGFLYAAQSQDPAHVDAGYKPGIGVQKALYVLAACNLLGFLVTFLVPESKGKSLEEMSGEADAEEGNGANIVRPSGEQLV is encoded by the coding sequence ATGGCGAGCCGGCAGCTGCAGGTGCTGAGcgcgctggacggcgccaagacGCAGCGGTACCACTTCAGGGCGATCGTCGTCGCCGGCATGGGCTTCTTCACCGACGCCTACGACCTCTTCTGCATCTCGCTCGTCACCAAGCTCCTCGGCCGCATCTACTACGCCGACCCCTCCAGCCCCACCCCTGGCTCGCTGCCGCCCAACGTGGCCGCGGCCGTCAACGGCGTCGCGCTCTGCGGCACCCTCGCCGGCCAGCTCTTCTTCGGCTGGCTCGGCGACAGGCTCGGCCGGAAGAGCGTCTACGGCATGACGCTCATGCTCATGGTCGTCTGCTCCGTCGCCTCCGGGCTCTCGTTCGGACACTCCCCGGCCAGCGTCATGGCCACGCTCTGCTTCTTCCGCTTCTGGCTCGGCTTCGGCATCGGCGGCGACTACCCTCTGTCCGCCACCATCATGTCCGAGTACGCCAACAAGAAGACAAGAGGGGCGTTCATCGCCGCCGTCTTCGCCATGCAGGGCTTCGGCATCCTCGCCGGCGGCGTCGTCACGCTCGTCCTCTCCACGGTTTTCCGTAACGCTTTCCCGGCCCCGGCGTACCAGGTCGACGCCGCCGCGTCCACCGTGCCGCAGGCGGACTACGTGTGGCGCATCATCCTCATGCTCGGCGCGCTGCCTGCGGCGCTCACGTACTACTGGCGAACGAAGATGCCGGAGACGGCGCGGTACACGGCGCTGGTCGCAAAGGACGCGAAGCAGGCCTCGCTGGACATGTCCAAGGTGCTTCAATCGGAGATCGAGGCGGAGCCGGAGAAGCTGGACGAGATCATGGCCAGAGGCGAGGACTACGGCCTCTTCACGTCGCGGTTCGCCAAGCGCCACGGCCTGCACCTCCTTGGCACGGCGACGGCGTGGTTCCTGGTCGACGTCGCGTACTACAGCCAGAACCTGTTCCAGAAGGACATCTTCGGCAGCATCGGGTGGATCCCCAAGGCGCGCACCATGGACGCGCTCGAGGAGGTGTTCCGCATCTCCCGCGCGCAGACGCTCATCGCGCTCTGCGGCACCGTGCCGGGCTACTGGTTCACCGTGTTCCTCATCGACGTCGTCGGAAGGTTCTGGATCCAGCTCGTGGGGTTCGCCATGATGACCGTTTTCATGCTCGGCCTCGCGCTGCCGTACCACCACTGGACGACGCCGGGCAACCACGTGGGCTTCGTCGTCATGTACGGGCTCACCTTCTTCTTCGCCAACTTCGGGCCGAACGCAACCACGTTCATCGTGCCGGCCGAGATCTTCCCGGCGCGGCTCCGGTCGACCTGCCACGGCATCTCCGCTGCGGCGGGGAAGGCCGGTGCCATCATCGGGGCGTTCGGGTTCCTCTACGCGGCGCAGTCGCAGGACCCGGCGCACGTGGACGCCGGGTACAAGCCTGGGATCGGCGTGCAGAAGGCGTTGTATGTGCTCGCTGCGTGCAACCTCCTGGGGTTCTTGGTGACGTTCCTCGTGCCGGAGTCGAAGGGGAAGTCGCTCGAGGAGATGTCCGGCGAGGCCGACGCCGAGGAAGGCAACGGCGCCAATATCGTCCGCCCGTCGGGAGAGCAGCTGGTTTGA